Proteins from a single region of Aphelocoma coerulescens isolate FSJ_1873_10779 unplaced genomic scaffold, UR_Acoe_1.0 HiC_scaffold_441, whole genome shotgun sequence:
- the APOC2 gene encoding apolipoprotein C-II, translating to RHRRPPPTPAPPPPGPLTQLRGYLGQVGSAAGTLLGRLDLPSTQQRIRTAYEQGATAVVTYTGILTDQLYHWWQGEQ from the exons TCGCCaccgccgccccccccccacgccggccccgccccccccgggccccctgACGCAGCTCCGGGGCTACCTGGGCCAGGTGGGCTCGGCCGCCGGGACCCTCCTGGGGAGGCTCGACCTCCCCTCGACGCAGCAGCGGATCCG GACCGCGTACGAGCAGGGGGCCACGGCCGTGGTCACCTACACCGGGATCCTCACGGACCAGCTCTACCACTGGTGGCAGGGGGAGcagtga